Genomic DNA from Parambassis ranga chromosome 5, fParRan2.1, whole genome shotgun sequence:
CGTTATCTTACCGAGTCGAAGCTAAGAGCAGGATCCAGAGAAATGCCGCGTGACGCGCACGTAGAATGGCCTCTTTCTAATCCACTGAATTGTCTGTGGATAGTTCTGCCAACAACAGTAAACAggctgtgttatttttggcaaTTCCTCAAGGCCCAGTGCTGTGTTTACCACATTTCTTGGTGCATCTTTCATTACCAACGAAGAAGACTTCcgtcttcctctgtgttttttcgAAGTGTTGTTTTCCGCCCTCTGGTGGtgaaaaaacagaacagctgccatgtaTGTGTGCAGTATGTGCGTGTTCGCCCCTTTTAGAACAGGAAATATTTCGTACACGGTGTAAAGATGCCGGCGAGGCTTTTCAGACGGTCAGAATTAGTGACTTAAATCTGCGTGCCGCGTTGCAGAAGCCTTTGACTGCAGACTTGTGGACCACACTGCACCTCGTGTAAAATGAAGATGATAGCTTCACGTCCATATCAACAGTTCAGTTTTGTTTGAGTTCCTCATCTGTGATCAACATGGCAGCGCAAGGTGCCTTCCTCTGTGTGCcagcctgtgtgctgctgctctgcctctgcGCTGTCCTCCCCGCTGCTGTCTCACAGACAAACTACTATGATACTCTTAATGTTGAGACAACAGCAACGGACAGCCAGATAAAAAGGGCTTTTCGCAAACTGGCCATAAAGTATCACCCCGATAAGAACAAGAGCACAGATGCAGAGAAGACTTTCAGGGAAATTGCTGAAGGTAAATAATGTCTGCAACATTTTTAGACTTATGTATTGCATCACTTTAAAAGGAATAGTTTTTACTCCATGGTTTATTACTGTCTGACATCTGCATCTATTCCAGCCTATGCTGTTCTCTTGAACAAGGAGAAAAGGAGGCTGTATGACAGAGTGGGACATGAAGCGTTCCTTAAAACTGAGGCCTCCGTTGAGCCTGATGATGACCATGAGACAACTTTCTCCTTCAGTTTCCCTGATGAGTTTGAAGACAGTCCCTTTATGGAGGATCCATACTTCCAGTGGAGCTTCCATGAGGAAGAACAGTATGAACGTTACAGTTTTGAGGGGCAGAGCTTCAGCTTGTATTATGGGGATGCAGATGAAAATGAGGAAGATCACATCTACTACTAGATCTCCAAAATGTTTTTCATATGACATTTTACTGTATGTTCTTTTATTGATAATAAAGTCTAATTTTACCTGAGTGAGTGTATTGTGCTTCTTTTATGGGATCACTTGTAAGTTCAGCAGCTGTGAGGTCATAAGCCTGACGGATAGATAACTGATTGGACCGTTctggcacttttttttctgtgcggGTGTGTCGAAGGTCCGCAGTTACTGAATAACACACCATTCATCGTCTCATTTCCCTGCGCCAGCACTTTACATTTGGCACCGTTTTGCTCCATTTCTCTTAGGACCATCGTGCACTTTGACCCACAGGATATCCTGTGCCTTCTTAGCAGTTGGAGTTTGAGCACCGCTAAAGACAACAGACGAGCGTTCTTCTTGCACTGGAATCAGAAAAAGAGAATTTAAACCTtctacaaagaagaaaaaagacagactgaagacattTATTCACACCATTGACAATGATGGTGAGCATAGCGGCTAATGAAAGCCTCCTATTATCATGTGACAGCCATTTACTGCAGGCGCAGTGAGAGATTAGTTTGCTGTGTGAAGTGAATTAGTTTGTAGGAGTAGTTGTGTATTGACTGGCACATTTTTGATTGTAGGAAGAAGCTAAAGATGAGGCATCTGTTCTGAGTGTCCATGGTGATGACATCAAAGTTACTGAAGTCCTTAAAGACGGAGACACACTGACTTTTCTCATCATATCTAAGAAGGTAAGAAAATTATTCACTCTTCACTTGTTGTCGCTGCAAAGATTACTATAATATCCTGCTGTAATCTACTGTGTGTGCACTGATATTTATACCCAGCACATCACAGAATGAAatattgcactgctctactacatttatttaatagatttaattatttttgctCACAAAACATAATACAATCCTGCTTTCACATTATGACAATCATaagatatttttaatttgtGAAAATTTATGCATATGATTATACTAAGTTGAAAACACCTTTACAGGACAGACACAAACCTGTTGTCTCTCCTGTGTTCCAGTTGTCTGGGACAGGAGAGTACCATGTGGACCGGACCTATGATGATTTTGAatggctgcagcagcacctgTTTGCTCAGGAGGATGTTCCCGGGATACAGGGAGTCATAGTCAGTTCTTTATTTCACCTGCACTAATCACTTCATTGACTTGTAGTCTGTGCGTGTTTTCAGACAGATTGATACAGTTTAGTGACTCCTCAGGTCAATCAAGCAACAAAACTAAACTGTGGATTCTTTGGAAGTGCTGACAACTCCTGTTCTGAAGTGTTTATGTCTGCTGCAGGATTGGCCTTTACAGTGTACTGTGCCATAATGTGCAACTACAAAGTGAAATGTTCCAGAGGAGAATTTTCTGTCTGAAGTCCTTCCTGCCTTTCTCTTGTTACATCCTCCCTTTCTTTGTAATCAGGAAGTAGCTTTTCATGctcttatgtttttttattcagacCCAGTACTGACGagaatgaaatgatgaaactTTGTGACAACAGGATGTATTTTTTGTACTTCCTTgcatgacagtgtgtgtagtgCTGAGGTTGTCTTTGTTATGAAGTGCACAGAGATGCATTGTGTAACATCCAATGGGGTATAAAACGTGCTCATTTAACCACTTAATAACTCACAATATAGTACCTAACactgtttctcctttttttaagtttcctcctctgcctgcaaAACCTCAAGTGAATGCATCAGCCAAGACCATGAAACAGCTTGGTGAGTACACACCACAAGACACTAAATACAGTCAGCTAACATTCAGTATTATATATTGTCGATGTTTATCCTGCAGGTATCCTTGGTTTAGGGGAGTGGCAGCCATACTGTAAAGCAATGGAAACTTTCCTGCGACAGGTTGCTGCTCACAGTGTACTCTGCAGAAATAAAGCTGTGGAGGTCTTCCTGACAAGCTCAGCTGTAAGTAGACAGAGGCAGTGTTTTACTGTAGATCTGTCTCATACCTTTCTGTACAATCCGCCTTATTGATTCAACCATGCAGTAAATCTTAGATCCAGAAAATGCAGTTTCTTAaatagccacttgaggctgtctCCAAGAGTTTTGTTAATCCCCAGACACCCCcatgttaacgttctctgttttACTGAGGGCCATTTTGACAGACAGATGGGTGCAGCTACTCACTGTAGCACCTCGTAGGCTACGAGTAAATTGTTTTATGACAGAACAAGGTGTAATGTGTATCTTTTTAAGAGAGAGACGGACAATAAATGGTTAAACTTTCACCAATATTACTTTAGAAGCAAGACATTCATGTGACCAATCCAGTCCTCCCCAAATACTTCTAGGTAAAAAATCTTAATACTGCAGTCTGCTAGATACTGCAGCTAATGACTGTTTGTGTGATTCATTGATTTTCAATGATCAATGATTCATgtgttctgacattttatggacagaCTGGTGGACGAAGTTACTGTTTCCAAACTTCCATTTATTGACTAATTGTTGCAGTTTTAGAGCATAAGATGAGAGTTTTGATGATAAATTGCAAAAAAAACgctcaaacaaaaacatcttccCACTCTGGTGGGACCTCATCACCTTACATCAGATTTTACAAACAGAGCTGGACAGGGAACCAGAAAAAGCACACAGTGTGGCTGAGTGTCCACATATTTTTTGTCCATACAGTGtatctgtgtcctccattttTTGAATTAATAAAAGTGGCAGATTTTGTCAGTGTAGCCTTGAATTCAAGCTAATTGAGATGTGTCAGACTGAAACCTCTGTATAGAATGAAATTGTACAAAGTCTTCACAAGCTATGAATTGTATATTGTATAATGCAAACAAAGGTATGCATATAGGGCCaaagaaaaatatatgtatatccTGCACTGTATACAGTATGAGCCAGTCAGAGCCATTAGTCAGTGCTGGGTGTGTTCCAGCTCAGGATGATACAATACATTACGCCTCTGGCTGAGTGTCGCCTCATTTTGGAATGCTGTATATCCAGCATTAGCAGCTGTAAGCATGCACTTTCTCACTGCTGTGTGCCAAAAGCAGTCTTCCAGGAAGCTGTGGTCCTGGTATTTTATTATGTTGTAGAGACCTAAATCTGTTTACACGGTGATTATGGGGACGTGTCCTTGCATGAAGCAAGTCCCATTAAATATAAGGTACAGAGATGTCTTAAGGTTAGGGTAGGGGTTAGACAAGTTGTACTTTCTCTATAATTAaagtccctgtgtgtgtgtgtgccccttAAATAAAAATTGTATTAGAGTATGTGCTGTTAAATAAGTTTTATTAAAAAGTACTGTTTATATCTTTGTGCACAGCCTCCAGGCAGACAGAAGATaaggaaaaacattttcaacCGACTGAGTCAAGCTGTGGAAGAGATGAGGAAAGAAGGCCATAAGGTACACAgctgggacacacacatacagaattagtatgtgtgagtgtgtttcatTTTGTAACAACTGTGTCAGCAGGATGTGGATGAGTTCTTCCAAACTGAACGTGATCGTAACCTTGTGCTCACCAGCTGCACCAAGACTGCAGCTGAGGTGAATCAGTCACCTGCAGTATATGTCATGTTTAACAAatagctgacacacacactgtgtaattCTTAACTTTCCTTTTCCTTGCAGAAATTCCTAGATATGGTGTTGACTGAGCAAAGTAAGGAAACTTCTTTTATAAAGTTTCCTTTAGTGTAAAGGGCCAGTGTGTAGAGTTTAGGTAGATCAATTCAGTttcatttaaacaaataaatgtgtttgatAGCTTTGTTCACCCTCTTATCTACATAAGGGAGGATCAAGTCCTCTCTCAGGGACAGTGCCAGGAGATTACATAATAGCAATAGACCTGGCTGCCATTGCATCACACACTGGTTTGTGCAGGACCATGTTGAAGGCAAAAATTTGGAGTCAGAACTAATAAAATTTGGATGAGACTAAATCATACCCTGCTTTAGTGTCTGTTTTATTCTAAATATAACCATAACTTCCATAAAACCTCTGGAATAGGCATATAATATAATCTCAAAGTACAGGTTTATCGACAGGCTTGAAAAAAAGGTGAGACAGTTGTtatctgtgacatcaccacagGACACCACTAAATCCTACATACTGCTCCTTTAATGTTGGAAGAAGAAGCATCCATCAGTTAATttaggctttgtgtgtgttccgATTAAACATGTGATATTAGGACTGcatagtgtgtttgtgtccatctgTGTGACAATCCCATTAGTCCCAAgtcatgttttattgtgttacatgttgtgtttgcagAAATAGCAGTGGCCTGTGGGCACTTCTCAGCTGCTTTGCACCTCCTTGTGGAACCAGGGGAGGATGCTGACAAACAGGCTTTCTCTAGGTCAGACAACAGCACCATTGGTCCCAGGCTGACATGCAAAATGTAGTTAAACTCACTGCCTGCTGTGAAATGTTTATAGAAGCTAATTTTTTGAGTGCTTTTTACATGTTCTTCTCAcagggtctgtgtgaaactttCTGAGGTCTTTGAATCTATGAAGGTAAGCTGTTAGTCCTTTATCAAGTAATGTACTGTACCCTACTGTACACTTTTGCTGAataatgtctctgtgtgtgggcaGAAAAATATGACAAGCGTTGCTGAGAACAACATGAGCACGCTTGGACTAGGCCTGGACCTGGAGTCACGTCACCAGGAAGCAGAAAAGGTCTTCTTGTCTGGTTCAGAAATCGTTATGAATGCTAACCATCTACATGTTGTCctgcacttctgtgtgtgtaatatggTTATTGTTTCTAATGTAGGAAATGCTCTTCAGGAGAACCTGTAAACTGGTGGAATTAGAGAGCACCAAAAGAAACGCAGAGAAGGCCAAACCTGTAAAGAAGCTTGCTGTGAGTGTCTCTAGACATTTCTTTATAAGAGCATATTAGAGGAGCAGATGTGCATGCCTTTTTGTGACCAGCAGATGTCAGCAACACCCTGCCAACATGATTTCACCATAGAGCATAGAACACTAAGAGGAAAAGTGATTAAAAAGTGCCTGTGTGTTAATTACAATGATGTGCTCTCCATATTCATCAGATGGAAGAGgtgaaaaaagcagcagagacagaatTTGAACACATTTGCAGAGTGGCCAAACAGGAGGTGAAACAGTTGGATTCCTTATTTCCATCATATAGAATGTCTCATTATCTTGTTGTTGACATTtatgtgatgtgtgtttatCTCAGATTACACGGTTTGAGAAGGTCCGTGTGGAAATGTTGCAGCAGGCTCTGGTTCAGTGGTGTGAAAAGCAGCTCCTTACGGCCAAAGAAAGTGCTGACCAGTTCAACAAGCACCTGCAAGTCTTTGGAGGAATGGCCTAGTGACCTCACTGGCACTGTCTTAATGAAGCATCCTCAGAATGTCCAAAGACAATGTGGAATAAGCCTAGCATGCCCCTCACCTTGTGCTGTAGTTTGATTTGGTGCCTTCAGCAAAAACATTgaaatgtgacacacacacacacacacacacacgcttctgTCCCCATTTGTATCAATTGTATCCAATTACTTGCCTCAACTCAGAAGTGTGTCCCTGTAAGTTGCGTAAgtcacacacccactcacacacacttcttcccACAGTCATTCCAATAAAGTGATTGAACTGATAAAGAAGTGATTGCCTTAAAATCAGCAGGTTTCCTCGTCTCATAAAGCAGTGTGTGCATCTGAATGTACTGTGTATGTGTTCTATATCACACTACTACATTTGTGCTGAGAATGTATTGTGCTGCTTTCCAGCCACTGCATCAGCCGGGGTCACACAAAATAAAGTGTGATGAATTGATTCCCAAAGTACCTGcttgcctttgtgtgtgtttcttactcCTGGATCATTAATCAGTTGGTTTGACTGCTCCTACAAGGACATGGCAGCAAGGACACTCTGTGCTGGCTTCACAAACTCTTTCTTTGTGAATATCTGTGAAGGATCTCTTTTACAATCCCTCTAATTTTCTATATGATTGTTTGAAACCTTTAATAAGAGTTTGTATAAAACTACTAAAAGCACTTAGTAGTAGAAACTTCCTTACAAGCTCAATGTCCTTCTCCccttctgtgtctgctgtggacAGTAGGCTCATATCTCACAACTGCTGTGTGCTTCATCTCATCTGTTCCGGCCCGTGATCTCTCTCCTGGGTGAATAAGGAGGAGTGGTTCCCATTTGAGTGAATGAGTCAGAAAGAGATAGATGACTGGTCTCATAAGAAGAGAGGGTCAAGAAGAGGCTTGGCTCATTTGATCACAGAGGAATCATGCCTATCAGTATGACTTCAGTCACCCCAAACAGGGTGATTTAATGAGAGGAAGAAATGGTTAGTGTACTCTTGGCATTGGATGGTTCATCTTGTCCTCCCATTAGGAGATATTTTTCCCTAATGGTTTTATAATCTGACATCATGTGTACTAGCTGCTGTTGTTCTTCAGCCTCAGGGAGGTTACAATGCTCACAAATAACAAATcattggatgtttttttttcttctgtttctattCCTTATAGTTAACACAGATGGGATTGTTTTTGCTAAGTGGTCTTAGCTTTAAAACAGTGTACTGTCTGAGGATGCATACACAGTAGTGGTTCCATGAGGCAGTGCTCCATGTTCATTTCCAGGAAGTTTTCTCTTGAGATACGTGATCACATTGTCAAATGCTGACGCTGAAGCTAATGGCAAAGTCAACAGTTCTAATTTTAGAGTAGCAAGTAGCTATTAGACAGGTTACTCTGAAAGCATTAGACATGAAGCATTTGTTTAATTAAAGTCCAGTGTTCatcttctgcttcatccatctatctattTTTGGTGTCTATTTGATCTCTCTTAAAGCCAAAATTGCCAACTCGCTGGAGGAATAGTTAAGTTAATCATTAAACATGTAACATACAAGACCTGAGTGGAACCTGAGTGTCCATGTCATGGTGAACAATCCAAATGGTTGCTGTGTCTTCAAAGCATAAAAATGTTTACCTCAGGTGCTACAAGACAATGGAATAAACAGGGTTTCTTGGACCAGATATTAGTTCAAAGTGGCAGTGAAGGCATCGTCGCTGTCGAACTAGCAACCGATCTCCCATCCAATTTTTTGAGAAGACCAGAGGTCTGAGGGCAGTAAAACCAGGTGAATGAGTTGGCTGAGTTCAAACCCACATTGCTGCATAAATACATGAAGTCCACaatgaaaaacatcatttattGCTTTCTGTTAGAAAGGAGATCAGCTGCTTGTCACTACAGGTATCAGTCAAAATTTTTTACTCCTTTTTTGGGCTGTCGTTAGTAATAAAAGACATTTATTCTCCCTATAAATCCAACAGTTTCATCTGTTGGGGTTTGCACTTGATTTTTATTGGTTTTAATGAGGCACAGTTAATGTTAAATGTAAAACGTTTATGGACcatttttatgattttgtaGTTTTACTTGTACCTAGCTGAGGAAATCaccctgagagttgtggatgatGAACAAAATTAATTGTGCTGTTTTCATGGTGAGCGTAAGGGAAAGGTGTGCGTATTTTCCTATAGGACTCATCAAATTGCAACATTTTTCTCAATGCTTCCATCCCTGTGGCTTGCTGCCACATTATACTAGATGAATTTCATAACATTTCTGGTGCTGCAGCTAGCACATGTgtgtggtacacacacacacacacactaatgagaGCCCTTCTCAACTGCTGAGAGCATGACCCAGATCAAGGACAGGGGAGATCATAGCAACATCCTCTTATTATGTAgtgtatgtgcttgtgtgtgtatgtgactgtaCTACATCCCATTGAAAACATGCACTCAGAGTTGATTTGCTAAAGTAGCTTATTACTGGTGGAAAGGAGGCACTCAGTCCTTGTCAGTCCAAGGCCTGACGAGGActggtttgtctttgtgtaaAGTGAAGGCAGTAAATTGTCTGAAAGCACAGCTTGATAAGTTCTTATGACTCAGCCATTTCCTCTACAGTCTGATGACTGTCTGCTGgatgataaataaatatggagACCATCAGTATTTAATCAGAACGTGTTTTATTTTGGCTTCATacaaaacaaatgcagcaaTTAATAACTAAGCAAAAATCACTTTTCTTATCAAGAATTCACGTTTTCATAAGTTTGTCGTAACAGTTTGTCTTCCCCTGGTCTCTGGTTTCACCCCAATCCGCATTTCCTCTTTTCCATCTTTCAGCCTTCTTTGATATCTCTGTCTCATTCTTGggtaattacaaaaaaacaaaatctgaccacagaaacacaaaagaaagtCTCTCCTTTTTTAACTTTCCAGTCAAGACTTGATATTTTCAACCAATTACACAGAGCTTAAAGTCCAAAAGGAACAGAGACATTCTGCATTCACATGGCTTTTGCCATAAGGTCTGAGGCTTGGCTGTGGTGTATCACAAATTAGTGAGTGTGTTGCAGAGTTGAGTCAATCCAAGGTTGTTGGCACCTCATTAAATCTAATCACTGCTGTACACAGTCTCATTAAAAGTTTGTGGGATGGATAAAGAGACAGgaggggaaagaaagaaagaaagaaacgtAATGCAGATGCCCTAACCATCTGTAGTTTATACAGCTTCATAAGGCCTGTCTCTTTCATGAGGCAAATACTCCCAAACAGAGCCCTCGGCCCTAAAATCAACACTGATAGAAGCGACCCACTGATGATTTAGATTGTAGATACTGTATCAATTCTCTCCATTTGCAGTGCAAAGCATTAGACTTGCTAATTTAGTCCATTTTTCTGTTCACCGCTGAATGGAGTCATAAATATTAATAGATTCACACTCCCTTCCTGGCTGCTTGTCATGCGTTCAAGGGATTGCAGGATATGGTATGATATTGTTAATTAGGTTTGCAGGAATAATGTTAGCAAGTGAACCTATGGACAGGCTGACACGCTGAGGTGACGACTTTTCTGCCATTCCTAATGCACAACAGTGTTCTCTGTACTGTTACATGAAAAAACAAGCGACACAGAGGGAGTGTGTGGCTGTTCATCTTTACAGCAAGAAGGTGGATTCGTTCTTCAattatatgtataaaaaagGAAAGGCATTCCATAAACAAATAGTTCGCAATGCTGTTTTGTCATGGTAAGACACAGTGCAGTGCACACATA
This window encodes:
- the LOC114436482 gene encoding dnaJ homolog subfamily B member 9-like; its protein translation is MAAQGAFLCVPACVLLLCLCAVLPAAVSQTNYYDTLNVETTATDSQIKRAFRKLAIKYHPDKNKSTDAEKTFREIAEAYAVLLNKEKRRLYDRVGHEAFLKTEASVEPDDDHETTFSFSFPDEFEDSPFMEDPYFQWSFHEEEQYERYSFEGQSFSLYYGDADENEEDHIYY
- the LOC114436223 gene encoding sorting nexin-6 isoform X2, with protein sequence MMEEAKDEASVLSVHGDDIKVTEVLKDGDTLTFLIISKKLSGTGEYHVDRTYDDFEWLQQHLFAQEDVPGIQGVIFPPLPAKPQVNASAKTMKQLGILGLGEWQPYCKAMETFLRQVAAHSVLCRNKAVEVFLTSSAPPGRQKIRKNIFNRLSQAVEEMRKEGHKDVDEFFQTERDRNLVLTSCTKTAAEKFLDMVLTEQKIAVACGHFSAALHLLVEPGEDADKQAFSRVCVKLSEVFESMKKNMTSVAENNMSTLGLGLDLESRHQEAEKEMLFRRTCKLVELESTKRNAEKAKPVKKLAMEEVKKAAETEFEHICRVAKQEITRFEKVRVEMLQQALVQWCEKQLLTAKESADQFNKHLQVFGGMA
- the LOC114436223 gene encoding sorting nexin-32 isoform X3 — encoded protein: MMEEAKDEASVLSVHGDDIKVTEVLKDGDTLTFLIISKKDRHKPVVSPVFQLSGTGEYHVDRTYDDFEWLQQHLFAQEDVPGIQGVIFPPLPAKPQVNASAKTMKQLGILGLGEWQPYCKAMETFLRQVAAHSVLCRNKAVEVFLTSSAPPGRQKIRKNIFNRLSQAVEEMRKEGHKKFLDMVLTEQKIAVACGHFSAALHLLVEPGEDADKQAFSRVCVKLSEVFESMKKNMTSVAENNMSTLGLGLDLESRHQEAEKEMLFRRTCKLVELESTKRNAEKAKPVKKLAMEEVKKAAETEFEHICRVAKQEITRFEKVRVEMLQQALVQWCEKQLLTAKESADQFNKHLQVFGGMA
- the LOC114436223 gene encoding sorting nexin-6 isoform X1 → MMEEAKDEASVLSVHGDDIKVTEVLKDGDTLTFLIISKKDRHKPVVSPVFQLSGTGEYHVDRTYDDFEWLQQHLFAQEDVPGIQGVIFPPLPAKPQVNASAKTMKQLGILGLGEWQPYCKAMETFLRQVAAHSVLCRNKAVEVFLTSSAPPGRQKIRKNIFNRLSQAVEEMRKEGHKDVDEFFQTERDRNLVLTSCTKTAAEKFLDMVLTEQKIAVACGHFSAALHLLVEPGEDADKQAFSRVCVKLSEVFESMKKNMTSVAENNMSTLGLGLDLESRHQEAEKEMLFRRTCKLVELESTKRNAEKAKPVKKLAMEEVKKAAETEFEHICRVAKQEITRFEKVRVEMLQQALVQWCEKQLLTAKESADQFNKHLQVFGGMA